One window of the Cataglyphis hispanica isolate Lineage 1 chromosome 13, ULB_Chis1_1.0, whole genome shotgun sequence genome contains the following:
- the LOC126853912 gene encoding protein still life, isoform SIF type 1 isoform X1, whose amino-acid sequence MGNKLSCSCAPLIRSKTYRYEDSPWQAGARGGMGGAGGRRGDTGHLLRLWAEVFHVNSSGAGTVKWQQVSEDLVPVNITCIQDSPECVFHITAYNSQVDKILDVRLVQPGTRIGQASECFVYWKDTVTNDTWGLNFTSPIDAKQFRECCSPSFKISRKASSSYSLKLEPPNKQKIKTRRKPLSTPASPSRSREPQCTCMTPEQFARLRSQDPRYRSPCGPSTLPRTMARSTEMEMTPGRDKITAATSSASLYDNVNNPSATPGKTPKTGESAKQKDKQNETCQTTPKTANVGIGTVTVGSQIDSPDEKGSTISPKKSQKQSQDTSTQQNGTEMLKSEGTQAGGTLQSKLLRKEQLHHTKSADYTELEMQNGNLFNIVNNNHGHRSKSKSTDDMRIENAQNGGISLDSNTLKRMLKPMPSIDSPVTSPEMTRKRHSHHSYHYHPSNNNQKYMMQEVDNENYAHPYRAPYNNKFQGSRSVHDMSRQYTGGRGRTYLDSERNRCTGDMSPPSDNVIFDNQCYATTPSSSNGNSDMEQPNHCNSRRCNGGQTYQQQNMQSVSTPGSPTSRLLLEYEMHLRNTLAKGMDAESYSLRTFEALLTQSMENLEFAENIPLNVQRTPHVSRRRSSSNKSSTLPLSYRYCNERQNSKDRDGYYSDRNEMVREKRERDSDRDRGYLSDYNSSYSLQRNYRSLERRREPKKMPKMPKLPEKIFYRILDDGSGDQTQNKKHVKFQLLGEDDDAKISSGIPCSDLSPIPARCASCIGESARAQWFRHSDGWQSGSSTLGSGASSSINPGYSGYKRESPWDSLPSLRHEGSLNDSGYKSNRTDSLEQRGTFDRQDSVRSDYMSDRDGRYGIVQQASLESTDSRLCYLTSSEMSDDDRMSLTTAVSDDDDGESVINSPYRGKQTGTAAASFNCTGAVRKAGFLSVKKWLLRKKHQIELARKRGWKGYWVCLKGTTLLFYPCDSQESRAMEAAPKHLIIVDGAIMQPIPEHPKRDYIFCLSTAFGDAYLFQAPCQVELENWVNSIHSACAAAFARHRGKTGTLHLLQEEIFRLEKAIESDHKMKHMADLQQSVVSDVDTKQQINNQIVQWEENLERLHCEQFRLRCYMASLQSGELPNPKSLLTHVSRATKQMLNKLGVFTVSSFHAFICARSPSLLNNLLAGRGATKRRPPLLSRSNSGSSRRSLQISSRDEEKSVKVSVPENQVRSSGHRLVSVFLRDAMTVEEFLASACTRKNLNPMEHFVRVKKRRDMEDHNYFVPHRTDLIETYLHTHEIVEVCAKILYQVELQRNTLEQMWGFSVEAELIENSDRQDELCCYVSRVEDKSVAMQNGIIKGDEIMVINGAIVSDLDMMYLESVLQEEVGLCMMMRSSRTEPPDLTGIMRVTDDIIESLVCPPPPTDPPVISEEMISGLIVPAPGWSKENIMQECSAAHMENKQTSRTNSFEIENLLKTAEQVTGICRSPGETRKSSPTGSVVSSHSQALNTPSRQLSDAEKLKKVILELIETERTYVKNLNNLLENYLEPLKRETFLSNAEINALFGNIQEIVTFQRQFLQNLDHAIEMEADFNNFDHPSQFKGVLFSIGSAFLYYVNHFKLYSSFCASHSKAQKVLHPNEGNQALQEFLQARNPRQQHSSTLESYLIKPIQRILKYPLLLQQLRNLTDERSEEHQHLIEALKGMEKVAEHINEMQRIHEEYGAIFDHLFRQHQKSCKQPIDLSPGDLLYYGGVEWLNISDFLGKIKKGLELHAMCFVFKSAVVFLCKERLRQKKKLMGVSTKANSSEVEIIRYQVLIPVTEVQVRASSAKDMESHFLWELIHLRSQLQRRSEKVYVLSNSTTEFRNAFLKTIRQIIRESVRNMSIPSTKQNMSHAPMSMAPRMSTGHVEKFDKQQIGQVQNGNGSVVMATGTLSKKAMKQQLLANSHKRKYSHSKQTVEHESSEDKDQEDAPVVQQQTTFRSRSKTISDTSGEVKVEMDSGTKSEGEEDSQAFLGEKKTNLGRTPNHLTLSTTSTISAGSTGSQARLIQSSHQPENYQPITVKELGSPIWKPRELPSLGEATTLPRKGKSASEFADMSSSHSASRKSLIEINNCAQQPNFNNHV is encoded by the exons ATGGGCAACAAGCTTTCTTGCAGTTGCGCACCCCTGATTAGATCAAAGACGTATCGTTACGAGGACAGCCCATGGCAGGCCGGTGCCAGGGGCGGAATGGGCGGCGCCGGAGGACGCAGGGGTGATACTGGCCACTTGCTCAG GCTATGGGCCGAAGTGTTCCATGTAAATTCGAGCGGAGCTGGCACCGTCAAATGGCAGCAGGTGTCTGAAGATCTGGTCCCGGTAAACATCACTTGCATCCAGGATTCGCCGGAGTGCGTCTTTCATATCACCGCATATAACAGCCAGGTCGATAAGATTCTAGACGTGCGGTTGGTCCAGCCAG GTACGCGCATCGGCCAAGCGTCAGAATGCTTCGTTTACTGGAAGGACACAGTGACAAATGATACATGGGGGCTGAACTTTACATCTCCCATAGACGCAAAGCAATTCAGAGAATGCTGC TCACCGTCGTTCAAGATTTCAAGGAAAGCGTCCTCTTCTTACTCGTTGAAGCTCGAGCCACCGAACAAGCAGAAGATCAAAACACGCCGAAAGCCACTGTCGACACCAGCCTCACCGAGCCGATCCAGAGAACCTCAGTGTACCTGTATGACACCGGAGCAGTTTGCCAGGCTACGTAGCCAAGATCCCAGATATCGAAGCCCGTGTG GACCGTCTACGCTTCCACGGACCATGGCGCGATCCACGGAGATGGAAATGACACCGGGACGAGACAAGATAACAGCGGCCACATCCAGCGCATCTCTCTACGACAACGTCAACAATCCTAGCGCGACACCTGGGAAAACACCAAAGACTGGCGAATCGGCCAAACAAAAGGATAAGCAGAATGAGACGTGTCAGACAACCCCAAAGACTGCCAACGTTGGAATCGGAACTGTTACGGTGGGATCGCAG ATCGACAGTCCCGATGAGAAAGGTTCTACGATATCGCCGAAGAAATCGCAGAAGCAGAGCCAGGACACATCCACGCAGCAGAATGGTACTGAGATGTTGAAATCAGAGGGCACCCAGGCTGGCGGTACTCTGCAGAGCAAGTTGCTACGTAAAGAGCAGCTGCACCATACCAAGTCGGCCGACTATACCGAATTGGAGATGCAGAACGGTAATCTCTTCAACATCGTCAATAACAATCACGGTCACAGATCGAAGAGCAAGAGCACCGATGACATGCGGATCGAGAATGCGCAGAACGGCGGCATCAGCCTGGATTCGAATACCTTGAAGCGCATGTTGAAGCCGATGCCGAGCATTGACAGCCCGGTAACATCGCCGGAAATGACGAGGAAACGTCACAGTCACCATAGCTATCATTATCATCCGAGCAATAACAATCAGAAGTACATGATGCAAGAGGTTGACAACGAGAATTATGCGCATCCCTATCGCGCGCcctataataataagtttcaGGGATCCAGAAGCGTTCACGATATGAGCCGACAATATACtg GCGGCAGAGGAAGGACGTACTTAGATTCGGAACGTAATCGGTGCACAGGTGACATGTCGCCGCCCTCGGACAATGTCATTTTCGACAACCAATGCTATGCGACCACGCCGAGCTCGTCGAACGGCAACTCCGACATGGAGCAGCCGAATCATTGCAACTCCCGTCGTTGCAACGGGGGCCAGACATATCAGCAGCAGAATATGCAATCGGTGTCGACTCCAGGCAGCCCAACCAGTCGGTTGCTTCTCGAGTACGAGATGCATCTCAGGAATACTCTAGCCAAGGGTATGGATGCGGAAAGTTACAGCCTGCGTACATTTGAGGCTCTGCTGACGCAGAGCATGGAAAACTTAG aatttgcgGAAAACATACCGTTGAATGTTCAGCGTACACCTCACGTTTCGCGAAGAc GTTCCAGTTCCAACAAATCGTCGACTCTGCCGCTATCGTATCGTTATTGCAATGAAAGACAAAACAGCAAGGATCGAGACGGCTATTATAGCGATCGTAATGAGATggtgagagagaagagagagcgagacTCTGATCGAGATCGCGGCTATCTTAGCGACTACAATTCTAG CTACAGTCTACAGCGCAACTACCGATCGCTCGAGAGGCGGCGAGAGCCAAAAAAGATGCCGAAAATGCCAAAGTTGccggaaaaaattttctatcgtATTCTGGATGATGGATCCGGAGATCAAACTCAGAATAAGAAACATGTGAAATTTCAATTGCTCGGAGAAGATGACGATGCAAAGATATCGTCAGGCATACCATGCTCGGATTTGTCGCCTATACCTGCACG ATGCGCCAGCTGCATCGGGGAATCCGCGCGTGCACAATGGTTTCGGCATTCTGACGGTTGGCAATCCGGCAGCTCAACTCTCGGCTCTGGTGCTTCGAGTTCGATAAATCCAGGGTATTCGGGATATAAGAGAGAGTCACCCTGGgattctcttccttctttaaGACACGAGGGCAGCCTCAACGACAGTGGATATAAATCCAACCGGACTGATTCTCTTGAACAAAG AGGTACTTTTGACAGACAAGACAGCGTCAGATCCGATTACATGTCCGACCGGGATGGCAGATACGGAATCGTTCAACAAGCTTCATTGGAGAGTACCGACTCAAGGCTTTGCTACTTGACGTCTTCCGAG ATGTCAGACGATGATAGAATGTCACTCACCACCGCTGTCagcgacgatgacgacggcgAGAGTGTCATAAATTCGCCCTATCGTGGAAAGCAGACTGGTACAGCTGCAGCTTCGTTCAATTGCACCGGTGCAGTTCGGAAAGCAGG atttctcAGTGTGAAGAAATGGCTGTTACGCAAGAAGCATCAGATCGAGCTAGCTAGAAAGAGAGGCTGGAAGGGTTATTGGGTCTGCCTGAAGGGCACTACACTCCTCTTCTACCCTTGCGATTCCCAGGAAAGCAGAGCTATGGAAGCGGCACCTAAACATCTAATCATTGTTGACGGTGCGATTATGCAGCCGATTCCTGAACATCCGAAGAgggattatatattttgccttAGCACCGCTTTCGGAGATGCTTATCTATTCCag GCGCCATGTCAAGTGGAGCTGGAAAATTGGGTGAATAGTATTCATTCGGCGTGTGCCGCCGCTTTCGCGCGTCATCGCGGCAAGACCGGCACGCTGCATCTTCTGCAAGAGGAGATCTTTCGTTTGGAGAAGGCGATCGAATCG GACCACAAGATGAAACACATGGCAGATCTCCAGCAATCAGTGGTGTCCGACGTCGACACTAAGCAGCAAATCAACAATCAAATAGTACAATGGGAAGAGAATCTGGAACGTCTACATTGCGAACAATTCCGTTTGCGGTGCTACATGGCTAGTTTGCAGAGTGGCGAACTGCCTAATCCGAAA AGTCTATTGACGCACGTATCTCGCGCTACGAAGCAGATGTTGAACAAGCTGGGCGTCTTCACAGTATCGTCCTTCCATGCGTTTATCTGCGCGCGTAGTCCATCCTTGCTGAATAATTTATTGGCGGGTCGCGGAGCGACAAAGAGAAGACCGCCGCTGTTGTCGAGGTCGAATAGCGGTTCCAGCAGACGTTCGCTGCAGATCTCGTCTAGGGACGAGGAGAAGAGTGTCAAGGTGTCCGTGCCGGAAAATCAGGTACGATCATCAGGACATCGG CTCGTGTCGGTGTTCCTGCGCGATGCCATGACCGTGGAGGAGTTTCTGGCAAGCGCATGCACCAGGAAAAATCTTAATCCGATGGAGCATTTTGTGCGTGTCAAAAAACGCCGAGATATGGAGGACCACAACTATTTTGTGCCACACAGGACTGATTTGATAGAAACCTAT TTGCATACGCACGAAATCGTGGAAGTCTGTGCCAAGATTTTATATCAAGTGGAATTGCAAAGAAATACTTTAGAGCAAATGTGGGGCTTCTCCGTTGAGGCCGAGCTCATAGAAAACTCCGACAGACAGGACGAACTCTGTTGCTATGTTAGCAGAGTGGAAGACAAGAGTGTCGCCATGCAAAATG GAATCATTAAGGGTGATGAGATTATGGTAATCAACGGCGCCATTGTGAGCGACTTGGATATGATGTACTTGGAGAGCGTTTTACAAGAGGAGGTAGGTCTCTGCATGATGATGCGATCCTCCAGGACAGAGCCACCGGATCTCACGGGTATTATGCGAGTCACCGACGATATAATCGAGAGTCTGGTTTGCCCGCCGCCACCTACCGATCCACCAGTCATCAGCGAAGAAATGATTTCCGGTCTCATTGTGCCGGCACCAGGATGGA GTAAGGAAAACATTATGCAGGAATGCTCGGCCGCTCACATGGAGAACAAGCAGACCTCGCGCACCAATTCCTTCGAGATCGAAAATCTTTTGAAGACTGCCGAACAGGTGACAGGGATCTGTCGTTCGCCGGGGGAGACCAGGAAATCGAGTCCCACCGGAAGCGTCGTCAGTTCCCATTCGCAAGCCCTCAACACACCGAGCCGGCAATTAAGCGACGCTGAGAAGTTGAAGAAAGTGATTTTAGAACTGATTGAGACTGAACGGACTTACGTAAAG aatttaaataatttgctggAGAACTATTTGGAACCCCTTAAACGTGAGACCTTCCTGTCGAACGCGGAGATCAACGCGCTATTTGGCAATATTCAGGAAATCGTCACGTTTCAACGACAGTTCCTGCAGAATCTTGATCATGCCATCGAGATGGAGGCTGATTTCAATAACTTCGACCATCCGAGTCAATTTAAG GGAGTCCTGTTTTCCATTGGAAGTGCCTTCTTATATTACGTAAATCACTTCAAGCTATACAGCTCGTTTTGCGCCAGTCACTCGAAGGCTCAGAAAGTTTTACACCCAA ACGAGGGAAATCAAGCTTTACAAGAGTTCTTGCAAGCGAGAAATCCTCGGCAGCAACACTCGTCGACTTTAGAATCATACTTGATAAAACCTATACAAAGAATACTCAAGTATCCGCTGCTGTTGCAGCAACTTAGGAATCTCACCGATGAACGAAGCGAAGAACACCAACATTTGATCG AGGCGCTTAAAGGCATGGAAAAGGTGGCGGAACATATAAACGAGATGCAAAGAATTCACGAAGAGTACGGAGCTATTTTCGATCATTTGTTCAGACAACACCAAAAATCCTGCAAACAG CCGATTGACTTAAGTCCAGGCGATCTTTTATACTACGGAGGCGTCGAATGGCTCAATATTTCCGATTTTCTCGGCAAGATAAAGAAGGGTCTCGAATTGCACGCGATGTGCTTCGTATTTAAATCGGCTGTCGTGTTTCTATGTAAAGAAAGATTAAGACAGAAGAAGAAACTTATG GGAGTTTCGACCAAGGCTAACTCCAGTGAGGTAGAAATCATTCGTTATCAAGTGCTGATCCCAGTGACGGAAGTTCAGGTCAGAGCCAGCTCTGCCAAAGACATGGAGTCCCACTTTTTATGGGAACTGATTCATTTAAGAAGTCAATTACAGAGGAGATCGGAGAAAGTATACGTGCTCTCCAACag TACGACGGAATTTCGAAACGCGTTCTTAAAGACAATCCGGCAGATCATCCGAGAGTCGGTGAGAAATATGAGCATACCCTCGACAAAGCAGAATATGAGCCATGCTCCGATGTCGATGGCGCCGCGCATGTCGACCGGTCATGTGGAAAAATTTGACAAGCAGCAGATCGGACAGGTTCAAAACGGAAACGGCAGCGTGGTCATGGCGACAGGTACGCTCTCGAAGAAGGCGATGAAGCAGCAACTGTTGGCAAATTCGCACAAGCGCAAGTACAGTCATTCCAAACAGACGGTGGAACACGAGAGCTCGGAAGATAAGGACCAGGAGGATGCGCCGGTCGTCCAGCAGCAAACCACGTTTCGCTCCAGAAGCAAAACCATAAGTGACACTTCCG GTGAAGTAAAAGTTGAAATGGATTCGGGTACGAAGTCGGAAGGTGAGGAAGACTCGCAGGCTTTTTTAGGCGAGAAGAAGACAAATCTCGGCCGCACACCAAATCATCTGACGCTGAGCACCACGTCGACTATCTCGGCGGGAAGCACTGGCAGCCAGGCTAGATTGATCCAGTCCTCCCATCAGCCTGAGAATTACCAGCCCATTACCGTCAAGGAACTTG GTTCGCCGATCTGGAAACCACGGGAGCTACCTTCTCTGGGGGAGGCTACTACATTGCCGCGCAAGGGTAAGTCCGCCAGCGAGTTCGCGGACATGAGCTCGAGCCACAGCGCCTCCCGAAAATCTCTGATAGAAATCAACAATTGTGCTCAACAACCTAACTTTAATAATCATGTTTAA